From Pleurocapsa sp. PCC 7319:
AAATTGTTTAAGATTTTCCAGGTAAGAAAAGCCAGCAGTAAAATCATCAACAGCAATATGTATTCCTAAGGCATGTAATTGCTGAAGAAGATGCTGACTATGTTCAATATTTTGAATCAAACTGTCTGCACTAATTTCTAATTCTAATAAATTAGATTCTAAACCGGTTTCTGACAATATTGCGCCAATTTTTTGTACTAAATCGGGCTGTTGAAATTGAGCAGAAGATAAACTCACTGTCATTTTTGATGCAGGTAATCCCTGGGATTGCCATGCTTTATTCTGGTTACAGGCTGTGCGGATTGTCCATTCTCCAATCGGCACAATAAGTTTAGTTTTCTCGGCTGCTTTAATAAAATTATTAGGAGCGACTAAGCCTAACTCTGGATGTTCCCAACGTAATAAAGCCTCAATTGCTTCTAGTTTTCCGGTATCTATATTGATCTGGGGTTGATAATACAGCCTAAATTCTTCTCGTTCTAGAGCTTTTTGCAGCAAAGCTTCTAATTCTAGGGATACTAATGCCTGGGTATTCATGGCAGCATCATAAAATTGATAACTGCTTTTATTTTGGTGAGCACGATCTAGTGCTGTATTGGCATTAGCTAAGAGAATTTCTTCATTAGCGCCATCTTGAGGGTAAATGGCAATACCAATAGTGGTGTTGGCGGTAGCATAGGTGTCACCAATTTTAAAAGATTGCTTGATAGATTTTTGAATTCGTTGATTTATTCGGGCTACTTCTTCTACACCACTAATTTGAGGCATTAGTAGAGCAAACTTACCTTCTTGCCAATGAACCACTGTATCTCCAGAACGCAAACAGGTACTTAATCTTTGACCTAAATTGGCTAAAAATTGGTTACTTTTCTGAATGCCAATCGTAGCGCGAATATCAGGTAGAAAATCAATATTACAAAACATCACTGCTAACAGTTTTTCGCTTCTTCTAGCATTGGCGATCGCCGTCAGTAATTGTTGATTAAATACGTCTCTCTTGGATAAGTCAATCCCCAAGATATTGCTAGCATTTTCTGGAAGATGTTGGCGTTCAGTCAGTTCATGTATGACTAGACAAATTTTTTCGCTTAAACCAGAATTAATAGAGTCAATTTTGACCTGAGCTTTGACTATATTGCTATTATGATGACGTAATAGGCACTCTCCCCAAAAGCTATTTTTTTCAGTGATAACTCTCTGTAAAACTGCTGACAGTTTCTCCGATTCGCAACTTAGCTCATATATATTCATTTGCAGCATTTCTGTGGCAGAATATCCTAACAAATCGCTACAAGCAGAATTTACTTCAATGATTTTTTTAGTAGCTATATCAACAATAATAATTCCTTCAGAGATTTGTTGAACTATGCTATTGTAAAGTGCTGTTTTGTGTTCAAGTTTAGTTTCTAAATTCTTTTGCTGAGTTATATCTACTATGAAATTTATAATTGCTTGATTATCTGGTAAATAGTGAGCATTTTGCAGAAAAACCCGATCGCCAACCTTAACTTCTCTAGTGATAATATTTTTATCTTGATTTTGATATTCAAAAATTAGGTTCTCAAATAAAGGATGGTTGAGCTTTTGATGATAGATATCTTTAAAGTGAATCAGACCAGCCGAATTTATATAGGTGATATTTCCTGATAAATCTATTTCGATAATTGGCTGAAAACTCAATTCACCAAGGGAAGTTTGATGTGAAGATTCCCAAGATTTGCCAGTATGGAGAGCCTCTGGAGGTGAAGCAACAATTGTATCTTTATTAGTGAGAGTATTTTTACTTACTTCCAGCCTGGTAGCATTATCGTTCTTATAATTAGCGGGGGAGTTTTGATCTGCTTGGCTAATAGAGATTTGATATCTAGCCTGAGCATCTCCACTAAATTGGATCACATCTCCGTGTTTTAGTTCATGAACTAAGCTCTTCTTACCATTGATATAAATTCCATTACGACTTCTATTCCCTTGCAAATCTCCATCTAAGATCCAATAAGAATACTTATTCGTTTTTGCATCTGTTCTTCTAAGTAAAGTAGCGTGATTACGAGAAGTTTTTTGACAAGAAAGAACAATATCATTACTTGAATGGCGACCAATAGAATAAGTAGCACCATCGAGGGGAATCTCCCTTTCAAAAGAGGGATCTTCAATTACTAACACATGGTGTAACTGAGCTAAACTATCCATCGTCTTATCTAGGTTATATTGTTGATCCATATTGCTCTTAGCATCAATTAAAGTTACTTTAACCATTTATTCAGTTGAAACTTTTATCAACACCAGCACCGCTCAAAAACCATGTAGCAGAATATGTTTTGGCTGCTCGTGATTGTTCTCTAACTGATGTACCAGCTATTAGATATATTTAGTATTATTCAAAGTATTGCTTGCTCTTCATAACAATTAATTATATTGTTCCCGAAAGCCAGAATAAAATATCAGCTAGAACCAATGAATTATCTATCTCGCTCAAATACTAGTAATTTTTCGGTTAGCTAATCACATTGAGGAAGCATAGGCTGGGGTGGATGAATAGTTAATTAATTCATGTTGGCAAGGGTTTGGAGCGC
This genomic window contains:
- a CDS encoding EAL domain-containing protein, which codes for MVKVTLIDAKSNMDQQYNLDKTMDSLAQLHHVLVIEDPSFEREIPLDGATYSIGRHSSNDIVLSCQKTSRNHATLLRRTDAKTNKYSYWILDGDLQGNRSRNGIYINGKKSLVHELKHGDVIQFSGDAQARYQISISQADQNSPANYKNDNATRLEVSKNTLTNKDTIVASPPEALHTGKSWESSHQTSLGELSFQPIIEIDLSGNITYINSAGLIHFKDIYHQKLNHPLFENLIFEYQNQDKNIITREVKVGDRVFLQNAHYLPDNQAIINFIVDITQQKNLETKLEHKTALYNSIVQQISEGIIIVDIATKKIIEVNSACSDLLGYSATEMLQMNIYELSCESEKLSAVLQRVITEKNSFWGECLLRHHNSNIVKAQVKIDSINSGLSEKICLVIHELTERQHLPENASNILGIDLSKRDVFNQQLLTAIANARRSEKLLAVMFCNIDFLPDIRATIGIQKSNQFLANLGQRLSTCLRSGDTVVHWQEGKFALLMPQISGVEEVARINQRIQKSIKQSFKIGDTYATANTTIGIAIYPQDGANEEILLANANTALDRAHQNKSSYQFYDAAMNTQALVSLELEALLQKALEREEFRLYYQPQINIDTGKLEAIEALLRWEHPELGLVAPNNFIKAAEKTKLIVPIGEWTIRTACNQNKAWQSQGLPASKMTVSLSSAQFQQPDLVQKIGAILSETGLESNLLELEISADSLIQNIEHSQHLLQQLHALGIHIAVDDFTAGFSYLENLKQFPLSTLKIDRSLVEQLTDNPKDVAIIAALIELGKGFNLRVVAEGVETQAQIDLLRSLNCQHMQGFWFGRPLAAEEASKLLPFNYHDDESKQTLEQMVETLEQEPSDVNGNQN